Below is a window of Armatimonadota bacterium DNA.
CGAGGAAGGCGACGCCAAGGAAGCCTCGCTCGCTCGCTCGAACTAAATTCTCGATTTAGCATAAATATTCAAAAAATTCTTACATTGTTCCTATATCATTTAACATTGCATGATATAGTATTGAATGGAAGGCATATCCATTCCCAAGGAGCAATATGTAATGAAGCAACGATGGTCGACATCGAGTAAAGCGCTCTCAAAGAAGAAGGCATTTACACTTATCGAACTCTTGGTGGTCATCGCAATCATCGCGATTTTGGCCGCTATCCTCTTCCCCGTTTTTGCCCAGGCGAAGAAAGCTGCGAAGGTCACCGTTACGGTCTCCAACGCAAAGCAGTTGGCCATCGGCATCAACCTCTATTCGGCTGATACGGACGACGTCATGCCGATGACGATCCAGTCGCTGGACATCGACGACACGCCCGGTGGAACCTGGTGGACCCCCAATGAAATGGTGGGCATTCTCCAGATGATGTACCCGTACGTGAAGAACAACGACATTTGGTGGAACGGCCTCAATCCGAAGCCGGGCAGCTTGGCTACGCCAATGACGCCGATTGCTCCGAGCGGAACTTGGGGCGATTGGACGAAGGAACAAACGATCCTCCCGAACAACATCGCGTTGAACGTTTGGGACGGCGCCGCACAGAACATCAAGCCGCGCTCCGTGACTTCGGTCGACGAGCCAGCCGCGCTCGGCGTATTCTTCCCGGTCGCTGGTCCGCTCCAGGGCGTCGCCACATGGTCGAGCAGCTATGCAGATGTTCAAATCGACATCGATCCTTGGTACAACGCTTGTGTTCCCAGTTATACCGATCCGAGTGTGAACGACGGATACCCGCCGGTTTATGCTGCGCACGTGACGCATAACAACTCGTCACCAGTCGCATTTGCCGACGGCCATGCGGGCAAGATCAAGAACAATGCGTTCTATCAAAACTCGAACTGCCATGTAGGCTCGGTTCCCGGTTACGACGGGGCTAACGGCTTCATCTACCAGCACTATCCCAACCGCCTGTGGGGTTGGTACCTGCAAGGATATCAGCCGGTCAACTAAGCACGTGATGGTTAACTTGAAATCACTGGCCTTGGCCTCGTTGTTCGTGATCATGACGGTTTGCCTTGCAGGATGCAAGGATGACTCAGGCTCAAGCTACGTGAAGCCGAACCCGTCGCAGGCGAACCGCTACAAACAGCCCGGAGCCGCTCCGGGAGGAACCGGCATGCAAGCTGGAGGCTCGAACAACGCCCCGCAGTAAGTGAACCGTCAATAACCCAAAATAAAGAGCTCGACTATCGGTACTCGAATAGTTGAGCTCTTTTCATCAACCAGTTAAGATTAAGCGTAATCTACGATGCCCCAAGACTTTCAAACTGCTCCCGACGTTGCGATCATTGGCGGAGGTCCGGCCGGATCGACAGTTGCGACCTTCCTGCGCAAGTATCGCCCGCGACTCAAAGTCGCGATCTATGAGCGGGAATCATTTCCGCGCGACCATGTAGGCGAGAGCCAGTTGCCCCATATTTCGGGAGTGCTGGACGAAATGGGCGTTTGGGACAAGGTTGAGGCGGCCAATTTTCCAGTCAAGATCGGTGCGACGTACCGGTGGGGCAAATCGGACGAGTTATGGGACTTCGAGTTTCTCAACAACGGCGTCTTTCAGGACGAGCCGCGGCCAGCCAAGTATGTTGGTCAGCGCACACAGACAGCTTTTCAGGTTGACCGGGCGATCTACGATAAGATCCTGCTCGACCATGCCCAAGAGTTGGGTTGCGAGGTCTTTGAGGAAGCCGCGATCCGACAGGTGCATCGCAATGGCGACGCCGTGACGGGGCTCTCGATCGAGCACGGCGGGCAAACCTATGAGGTCAAAGCTCGTCACTATGTGGACTGTTCAGGCCACGTCGGCATTCTCCGCCGCGCGATGGACGTCGAGGTGGAAAGCCCAACGAACCTGCAAAATATCGCAATTTGGGATTACTGGACCAATGCTGATTGGGCCGTCAGCATCGGCGTCGGCGGCACACGAGTTCAGGTTCTCAGCCTGGGTTACGGCTGGATTTGGTTCATCCCGCTTGGCCCGACACGAACCAGCATCGGCCTCATCGTTCCCGCCGAATACTATAAGGAGCGGGGCTTGAAGCCAGCCGAGCTCTACACTGAGGCGCTGAAGAGCGACGAGATCATCCAAGTCCTGACCAAGAACGCAGTTTGCGAGGACAAACTTTCGACGACGAAAGACTGGTCGTTCCTCGCCTCTCGTTTGGTGGGGGAGAACTGGTTCCTCGCAGGTGAGAGTGCAGGTTTTGCAGACCCAATTCTGGCCGCGGGAATGACCCTGGCGCACAAGGGCGCGCGCGATGTTGCCTACACCATCATCGAACTTGAGCGCGGCGACTATGAAGACGACTGGCTCAAGAAACGATACGATGACAGCCATCGTCGCCATATCCTCCAGCACATTCGGTTTGCTGACTTTTGGTACACGCAAAATGGCCTCTTCGGCGACCTCAAGGACTTCACCAAGGAATTGGCGGGCGAAGCCGGGCTGGAGATGTCGTCCGACGAAGCGTGGCGATGGTTTGGCACCGGTGGGTTTATCGACCACGACACGGCCGGGGCCGACGTAGGCGGTTACGCCCTTTACGCGGCCAAGAAGATTACCGCCACTTTCCTGGATGAGCCGGTGGACTACGAAATCTTCGGCAAAACCCACTTCAAGGTTAACCTCGAGGGCGCAGAGGAGACCTATGGAGCCAACCTTTTCGATGGACGCATCCATCGCCATCCGGCGTATGTGCGTGGCAACAAGTCGTTACCCATGCTTGGCGTGTGCGGATGGCTCGCGCACTTTCTATCTAAGCGACAGTGCGCGAAGGACATCATCGACGCGGCAAACCAGTTCCGTGCGTCGTCGGGCATGACCCGCGAGCAGATGCTCGCATTCCCTCGCCTCATGGTGGAAGCTCTGGAGGCGATGGTCCTCGACGGCTGGGTGATCGCGGACACGGTCAAAGGCTTTGACCCGTGGCCGCAGTTCACGATCAACTACGAGCGGTTCATGCACTCCAATCGCGACATCGCCCTGAAAGTCAAAGCCGACTAGCTATTTGGTGTGGACCACCCGGATTCCGCAGAACGAGCCGGCGGTATGTCCTTCTTTCGCTTGAACTCGGATTACGATCGAAGACTTCGACTCGGTCAATGACTTAGGGATGTCGTACGTGACGTCGTAAAACTCGTTGGCGGGCTTACCCTGAAGCGTTTCGCTGGCTATCTTCTCACCGTTCACAAGGATATCGAAGTCGGGCCGCAGGCGGTCGTTGCCCCAATAGCTGACGACGATTTGATGTGTCAGGGCCGGATCGCACTTCATCGTCACTTCGAACCAGCCGCCATTGAGGGGAGTTCGGAAACTGCGGCCGTTTGCCTCACGGACGTCGTTTCTTTCGGACGTTAGGTGGTGGTCTCGCTCCGGCTGCATCTCGCCCACGCGCATCGAGTCGATGGTGCGCGATTCCAAATCGCGAATTCTCGCTTCTTCGGCGCGATACTTGGCTTCAGATTCTTGCCATTGAGCATCGGTGAAAAGGTCGAAATAGACTCCATACCGCTGATGAT
It encodes the following:
- a CDS encoding prepilin-type N-terminal cleavage/methylation domain-containing protein, whose product is MKQRWSTSSKALSKKKAFTLIELLVVIAIIAILAAILFPVFAQAKKAAKVTVTVSNAKQLAIGINLYSADTDDVMPMTIQSLDIDDTPGGTWWTPNEMVGILQMMYPYVKNNDIWWNGLNPKPGSLATPMTPIAPSGTWGDWTKEQTILPNNIALNVWDGAAQNIKPRSVTSVDEPAALGVFFPVAGPLQGVATWSSSYADVQIDIDPWYNACVPSYTDPSVNDGYPPVYAAHVTHNNSSPVAFADGHAGKIKNNAFYQNSNCHVGSVPGYDGANGFIYQHYPNRLWGWYLQGYQPVN